The following nucleotide sequence is from Labeo rohita strain BAU-BD-2019 chromosome 3, IGBB_LRoh.1.0, whole genome shotgun sequence.
aagatctgccgcccgcggttgattttgatattctcggtattatcaaattgccagagttttgagaacgcagcggacgtgagggactataatgcgataagagctcactcaggtactggggagctaaaccattcagggctttataagtaattagcaagattttaaaatctatacgatgtttaatagggagccagtgcagtgtagacagaaccgggctaatatgatcatactttttggttctagtaagaactctagctgctgcattttggaccagctggagtttgtttattaagcgagcagaacaaccacccaataaagcattacaataatctaactgtgaggtcataaacgcatgaattaatgtttcagcatttgacattgatagcataggtcgtagtttagatatatttttgagatggaaaaatgcagttttgcaaacactagagatgtggttttcaaaggaaagattaccatcaaatagcacacctaggttcctaactgatgacgaagaattgacagaacagccatcaagtattagacagtgttttaggttattacacgctgaggttttaggcccaataactaacacctctgttttttcagaatttagcagtaagaaattacttgtcatccaattttttaactcaactacacaatccattagtttttcaaattggtacgtttcgccaggccgcgaagaaatatagagctgggtatcatcagcatagcagtgaaagctaacaccatatttcctgatgatatcacccaagggtaacatgtaaagcgtaaagagtaacggccctagtactgagccttgtggtactccatactgcacttgagatcgatatgatacctcatcatttactgccacgaattgatggcggtcagaaagatacgatttgaaccatgccaatgcactaccactaatgccaacataattctcaagtctattcaagagaatgttgtggtcaacagtatcaaacgcagcactaagatccagtagcactaacagagagatacaaccacgatcggatgataagagtagatcatttgtaactctaataagagcagtctcagtactatggtacggtctaaaacctgactgaaaatcctcacagatatcatatttctgtaggaaggaagataactgtgaggatacaaccttttctaatatctttgacagaaatgggagattcgagataggtctgtaattagttaattcgttggggtcaagttgtggttttttaattagaggcttaatagcagccagtttgaaggttttggggacatatcctaatgacagtgatgaattaataatatttagcagaggatctatgagatctggaagcatctcTTCATGTATGAATGATTCAAAGAAATTATTTCATGCCTAATCCTGATTTCCACTTTTTCCCACCAATTTGCAGATTTGTAAATTATGATATGATCTGACTACTTATATTTGTCATTCTTCAAATCTTCAttcttattttgtgaaaaaaaactgtatgtgATAAAGATTTGTTGATATTTCTGAACTCAGCATCATCAAATCAGGTAATATTAGGCCTTTTTGCAGATTTAGAAGGTTCAGGGCAGtgtaaacacaaaatatgatgtataaaatataatatggtcatgctgtttttatttctatagctATGGAAGACGACATACAAGAGGAAGTCCTTTCGCAGTTCAAAGAGAGGCGACTGGGTGGTTGGCAGATCCTGCAGCTGACGGCAGGCACGGGTTTGGCGGTCTATGCCGTCTGGGCAGGAATCCTCATGCCGGGGTTTCGTCGAGTGCCTCTCAAATTACAGGTGAGATTTGAGGAGTGTGTCTGTATTAATGCTGCTCATGAGGAGTGATTTATCAGCCTATAACTGCTGCTGTGTTCCAGGTGCCTTATATGCCAGCAAGCAGAGCTCAAGTGAGTAATGTTATGACTCTGCTGAAGGGCCGATCTGGAGGCATCGCTGACCTGGGCTCAGGTGATGGCAGGATTGTGAGTTATTCtcttactttttcatttttgaagtctcttctgctcaccatggctgcatttatttaatcaaaaacacatattatattataacaaatattataacaacttaaaataactgttttgtttttgaatatatgttaaaatgtaatttatatctttgatgcaaagctgaattttcagcatctttactccagtcttcagtgtcacatcatccttcagaaatcattctaacatgttgatttgctgctcaagaaacattattatcattgttgaaaacagttgtgctgctgcatatttttgtggaaactgtcttttttttgtaatagaaagttaaaaaaacaacatcagcattggcattcatttgatcaatatcagcatccttgctgaataaatgcattatatttttctGTCATGACAAGAGTTTAGCATAGTAATGTACATGCCAATATTAATGTGTTTGGTCTTtgtggaatagatctgctatgccGCTGCCATGGCACAGCGAGTTCTGAGACTTGCTACTAGCAATACATCCACAGACATGCCACTGTGAGCATGTAGGAAATACTAATACGAATGTTTAGTTGCAActcattggctgctgatatGAAAAGAAACCAATCAGCTGCACCATGTGAATAatgatgtcatttttttcagtttgagtTAGAACTTATCGGCCTGCACTATCTAGattttcatgacagaactttgcatttaaaaaaaggatCTGAAACATTTGAACGGTAATTAACATgcttatgtgtttattttaatcgTGTGCAGGTGTTAGAAGCGTCTCGTCAGGGTTTTTCTCCAGCGGTTGGTTATGAGCTCAATCCTTGGCTTGTTCGTCTTGCTTACTTTCACGCGTGGAGAGCTGGACAACACAGAAGTGTTTCATATCGCCGAGAAGATCTGTGGAAGGTACatataatgctaaaatattcaaaatactaTATTAAACTATTATACGGTATATGTGTGTGGTATAAAtggcaaatatatataaatgttttttaaagaagtatcttctgctcactaagcctgcatttatttgatccaaagtacagcaaaaacagtaacattctgaaatgtttttactatttaacgtttctgttttctatttgaatatattttaagatgtaatttattcctgtgatttcaaagctgaatttttagcatcattactccagtcacatgatcctttagaaatcattctaatattctagaATGATCAGAATGTTTTATAGaatgattaaaatatgatttctgaaggatcatgtgaaagtGTTGTAATATTcggatttgctgcttaaaaaaatattcattattattattattttgtagaattttttcaggtttctttgatgaatagaaagtttagaagcacagcatttatctgaaatagaaatcttttgtaacattataaatgtctttatcatcagttatgattaatttaaagcatccttgctaaataaaagtattaatgtctATAATttgctttctaaaaaaaaaacattttgaatggtatagtgtacaatgttacaaaagctttttatttctgtaaatgctgatctttggatctgtCTATTCAtgaaataatcctgaaaaaatgttaacagttttaaatattgataataatattaataaatgtttcttgaacagaaaatcagcatattagaatgatttctgaatgtgtGATTGAAGACTAAAtctagctttgatcacagaaataaattactttttaaaatatattcaaataaaaaacagttattttaaatagtaaaaatatttcacaatattactgcttttgctgtatattgaatcaaataaatgcaggcttggtaaacaagagaattcattattaaaacattaaaaatcttactgtttaaaaactttactataaatattattatcttACATACATCTCATACAGAAGCAAGATATCATTGATTCACAATATTGTGCTTCATATGTGTGCGTTTGTGTTTTTGCTTGTGTGTTTCCAGGTTGATCTTTCAACGTACAAAAATGTCACAGTATTTCTAGCCCCTAGTGTGGTAAGTACCACAGTGATTCTTAAATCATTTAAGAAGATTTTGAATGAATGCAAAGACtttaattcatgcatttgaaTCATATTATTGTGTCCTCATATAGCATGTACTGTGTGTTTATCAGTTAAGTCTTTTACAAAAGAAGTTACTGGCTGAGCTGCCTGAAGACGCTTTGATTGTGGCGGGACGTTTTCCGTTTCCTGATTGGACAGAGTGTGAAGTAAAGGGTGAAGGTGTGGACAGAGCATGGGCATATCACATACAAGAACTGAGACATCGCTACCAGTCACAagataaacatgaaaaaaacagctgagaaacattttaaacctgtactttattattttatattaattttatcatgttttatgCGATTACTTAATGCacagaatgtttttaaaaagatttcatCGAAAGATTGAAGATTTTGTCGAAAACAAAGCTGCTGTCTGCGGGTGTTCCTTAAAGGGTTCGAACCCGTGgatcacttcctgttttttaatGTGACCTAGATAATGTTATGTGTACAATATTTCTCTTTTGCAGAAAAAGGAAATAAACCTCATTCATCTTGAGTCATCTTTCCTGAACATGTTGTTTTGTGAAATGTGcatgtttgtaaatgtttttaccactCAGTCTGCAGTCTTACTCAACGTGTTAGAGTTGATGGGTTGCATAATGTGAAGCCGTTGAGCAAACCACATTAAACAACCAGAAGCAAGAGAATTGCAAGCTCTTCTCTTTTATCTTCAGAAATGACAGACTGATTCTCACAGTTCAAGAGGAACATCTACATGCAGaaacaaaaagtaacaaagcttTTGTGTCAGCTATTCGGCCTATTCTGATTCTTACAAAGCAGAGTGGCTGATGTAATGCAGAAatgattaatacatttttaatgttagcaAATTAGAAGCactcaaattaaaacaaacaatatttattcaaaatcgCAAATACCTGTTGATTatgaaaaacaatgtaaaaataaacaataaaaatgctaaaaaaataaataaaaataattattaaatacatagcAGTACCGTTGTAACAGAAACTACAcgatttgataaaaaaaaataaaataataatagtcatatttataataattttgaacTGTATAAATGAGGTCTTCATACATAAAACTATACGGATATCTTTTAAATGTTAGGATGTGGGTCCCTCTCACGAGAATCATAATAATTCAGGGTTCATGGCCAAGAAAAAGACTGAAAACCTCTGGTCTGGCGGGTGCATATGTGTAGTAATGAGGCAATACTTGAAAAGAGTGCATACTGTACTCAACATGTGTCTTGTTGCGGCCGGTTTCATCCGGCCCGAGATTAAGATTTCACTTCCGGTAGTTTAATGAGTAGAGTACATTGGGTGACAAAACAACTAGTAACTAGTTCCTAGTTACAGTTTACTAAAGAGCATATATTTCACTTCCTCAAGGGGCGCTTGACGGCTCACAGCGTCGAATCCTCTACTGAGTCGCATTCAAATGTGAAGTCGTTTTATATCTTATTGGAGACATTTGTGTAATATAAAGTATAATCATTTAAGTTAAATTATTGTGAATATACATGTCTGACACGCTATTGGAAATCCTCCATTTGAATCCtctattaaatgatttaaaaatcaaGCCCGATTAGAAAACATAAACGACTGTGATTGGTACAATCCGACGAGCGGTGAGAAAAGTAACAAGTATCACGTGACATCTAAAGCGAAAGCAAAACGTGTGTAAAATGAAACTCCTTTTcagattatttaattatttagtattaaaatatgCGGCTGTAAAGATTTAGAACGTTTAAGTAGATTTTGGTataatatgtgaaaaataaataaaatcgtACACATAAATACCAGAATGTACTGAAAGTTATGCTTATTTATGCTTATGTAGTATACATACACTACgagtcaaacatttttgaacagtaagatttttaatatttctaagcctgtatttatttgatccaaagtacagcaaaaacagtaaaatatagtgaaatattttttaactgttttctatgtgaatatattttaaaacgtaatttattgctgtgatcaaatctaaattttcagcatcattactccagtcttcagtgtcacatgattcagaaatcattctcatatgctgatttgcggttcaagaaacatttattattattattattattattattattattattattattatcaatatttaaaacagttgaatacattctttcaggatttttttgattaatagaatgaccaaaagatcagcatttatctgaaataaaaagctttagtaacattatacactataccaggGTCAGGCATATGCtctccagttttttttttttcatttcatttcatttcatttataatgttacaaaatatttctatatcagataaatgctgtccttctgaacgctctattcatcaaaatatcctgaaaaaaaaatcccactctgctgttttcaacataataaaaataataaatgtttttgagcagcaaatcagaatattagaatgatttctgaaggatcatgtgactgtaatgatgctaaaaattcagctttgaaatcacagaaataaattaaattttaatatatattaaaatagaaagcagatattttaaatagttaaaatatttcaaaattgtactgtttttgctgtactttggattaaataaatgcaggcctgatgagtagaagagacttctaaaaaaaaaaaaaaaaaaaacgaaacaaaaacaaaaaaaaacattaaaaaccttactattcataattttttaactggtagtgtgttttcttttttacaagAGGTATTACAATCGTGATAATACGAATAACATTTGCtgccagacaaaaaaaaaaattttcttgtccaaaatatttatgtatgatttaaagtaatttataaaatgaaagaaattaagTTGGAAAAAGGCCGCTTCTTCTTGTACAACGAATTttcctaataaaataaaaacgccTAATTACTATTTAGACCTGTCGCTCCTGACCAATCAGAGACAAGTTATCCACTCTAAGCCCCGCCCACTAAAGCAAACCGTTCCTTTACTCTGCTCGCCTTTCTACTCGCTCTAATTTGTACGTCGATGAGGAAGATGTCACTTCCGTTAGTTTAATGGGCAGAGGAGAGGAAGCTACGAGAGGCCTGCACGGAAAGAGCGATCCCACCAACCCAAGGAGTGGCTCTGTCAGTCTTCTGGGGGCTCAAATTAAAGCACCGAGTCCAGCACAGCGATACCACCGCCTGAGACGTAAACAATAGAGTTCCGACATATTTTTAACACCGCTGTTTTGTTGCTCCTCTCTCTGTTTCGCAGTAGTTTTATGCGGTTTGTCGCCGTGTATCCGGGCAGCGTCAGTTCCAGTCTCGTTCTCTTTAGGCTCGCGTTAgatcaacaataataacaagTGTCCCGGAGCCCGAACCCGGGGTCCACCGGGCGTGTAGGGGACAGTGATGCGGAATATCGGTGCTTCCAGAAGGTGAAATACAAAGGCCCCAGAGGAAGCATGAGCGAGCAGAACCAGATTCATCTCATATTATAGCCGCATAAAAGCTCAGAGCCCGGGCATGGTGAGTCAAAACTAATGCATATATATGTGTAACATACTTACAATCTATTTGACCcatatctatattttttatatgcaaatattttaactttttacgTGTGCACCAGTGCCTGGAGGTTGCAGTGGTTTTCAAGCGTCTGTGCATCTTTATTTGCCTGTAATGATCATATTGCATTGTGCTGGAagcatttattcaatttaaatcCATCAAAACACTGCTTTAGGTGTGTGTTACTGTAATATGATGTTTTAGCATTGACACACAGCAGTTGTAGATCTGTCAGATATGAAAGAAAGCAATTCAGATGCAAGTTTTTCTGTTATTAAGCAATGATATCAGGTAATATTCACACAAATGAAGCAGAGCAAAGCTtcttgtgcatgtgtgtgtaacGGTGTCCTCTTGAGTTCCTGACAGTCTAAACGGTATGAGGAAATCAAAGGCATTCTTCTGCTACTGTGACGTCACACTCGCTGTGTGGAGCAACACGCGACGTGTCGTGACTCATACAAAGAATTCAGAACCCTGagcatcatcatcttcatcagcCCACTTCCTGCATTCGTTTTCCagcctttttattcttttctgtGAACACTCAccattttatgtgtattttgaaTGCAAGGTGCACTAAAAAAGGAAGCTGTCAGGAGAAGGCAACACGATGCATTGTGCGTAGTTTTTAaggcttaataaaaaaaataaaaaaataaataaaaataaagagagTAAGGCAACATGATGCATAATGCATAATCTTTAAGGagcaataaagaaaaaaatgtaaattaaataaattacgctgtaaaatatattaaaattaattaatttcccaccctcacgtcgttccagatctatgtgattttattttgtagaacacgcacatacacacaaaaaaaggcattttgTAGAATACAGGTTTGGAGTGACAAGAGGTTAAGAAATTatcatggcaaaaaaaaaaaaaaaacactaatagcacacatacatctcagAGATGTATATTTGATGTGGAtgtttacatctggaagacatttattattgagtatttgctcatctgcaatacatctctaggatgtttcctattagatgtcaaatagacatttaGAAAATGTCTAAATGATTATGATtaagaatgtatgtaaaactaatGTCTTAAAGATGTTTATCAggtgtttgtacacagcagatgttttCCAGATGAGGCAATCTTtgacagacatcttgcagacgtacatgtgctatgTGGGATCCCTGATAGCACGCAAACATCtgggagacgtctatttgacgtctgcatttacatctgaaagacttttttttttttttttttttaaataaagagtgtttgctcatctgcaatacatctataggacctttcctatcagatgtctaatagatgtctattagatgtctatAAGAAGtttgtgatttagaatgtatgtaaaactgatgtcttacagatgtctgtcagatgtttgtacacagcagatgttttcaagatgaagtgatctttaacagacatcttgcagatgtacctGTGCTATGTGGTAACCTGATAGCAAACACACATCTGGAAGACGTCTATTTGGcgtttgcatttacatttggaagacctgtttttttttgagtgtttgctcatctgcaatatgtctatagaatgttttctatcagatgtcgaatagatgtctattagatgtctttaagatgtttatgatttagaatgtatgtaaaactgacatcttacagatgtttgtacacagcagatgctttccagatcaagtgttttttttttttttttttttttttaaacacatcttgcatatgtatgtgtgctatctggcatatatcatttttttttttttttttctctcttttttttttaatattatgtttatatttaatatcattCAATAACGATAAACCtttgattttatgtatttatttttacttttcgcTGACCTATCCCTtttgtaagtaaatgatgagcTGTTAACATCTCTGCAAACCAATTACTTATACTTAACAGTGACGACAACAGCATAAATTAAGCCATTGGACTGTAAAACAATCCAGTAGCAGTAACTGCTATTTTTTCATGCTACAATGCATGATTGAAcccttaaatatataaatatattaagtcTAAAAAGGGACTGCACAGtagatttacatttttgagtAACTGTGACTCTGTGTGCTGGATTTGCGTTTCGTAAATGCGACAGAGTTGTGTCTGATGCACTGCATGACTGCATTAAAAGTTCAGATTGAAATGCCTTATCTTGTCATATCTCATCTTTCTCCTCCCTTCCCCCcctcatctgtctctctctgtgctGCAGGCGTCAGAGGAGGCCTCCTTACGGGCCCTGGAGAGtcttatgacagaatttttccaCAGCTGCACCACCAATGACCGCAAGAGAGAGATTGGTGAGCATATGCCTGACCCTGGGCTTCACACAGCTATCATGCCCTCATTTGCAGAGTCATCCTTTGTGCGGTTATAACCTGAAAAGACTGTCGTTTGTTATGTCTGATATcatgagatgttttttttttttttttttttaagaaatttcttGATGCACAAGATTGCCCCTTGTTCACTTTAGTGAtgactatttattatttattaagttgTCAGGAGCAGTGTGCATGctgttaaagagacagttcacccaaatatgaaatcattaattcattactcaccctcatgtcgttccaaatccgtaagacatttgttcatcttcggaacgcaaatgaaggtatttttgatgaaatccgagagctctgTGACCTTCCATAGACAACAGGTGTCCAACCATGTTCGTTGTTTTGTTCCCGTTTTGTTCCTCgcgcattgtttacgttcagtgaaaagcagaagagaagaattgtttgattaagttattttagtttttttgcacaacaaaagtattctcgtagctttattaaaaactgttgaaccactgatgtcacatggaccatttgTCGACGTTCTTGGTACCTTGActgtggtaggacccttgctgtctatgcagggtcagaaagctctcagatttcattaaaaatgtcttaatttgtgttccaaagataaatgaaggtcttacagatttgaaatgacatgagagtaattaatgacagaattttcatttttgggtgaactaagcCTTTAAATAAGTGTAAATGCAGTAAAGTCTGCTAAAGCTGGTCTGTGTGAAGCACCTACAGCTCTGCAGATCCTTCTGAAAAAGCCCAGTGCTAGAAACAAGCAgctgacatttattttaaaagaaatatctaAGCATTTCAGTCTGCAGGGTTTCTACAGAGTTTAGGGTTTCTAAAAATTAAGGGTCGACCAATAccaattattacagatcaagtagataacctatattttgaaccgatatttttattttatattatatatataatttattatatatgtattatctatatttttgtctggtgtaaaaatgaaaattaatgtcaaaattaagaataacaaaatctctgaggaaaaaaaaaaatctctttttttaaatcagcaaatcggttttgaaaatgaccgatatccataaaaattagggctgtcaaattattaatcgcgattagtttgcttaatatatgtgtgtgtactgtgcgtAATTATTAacgtgtatatataaatacaaacacattaatgtatacatataaaaaatatatacaagaatatgtatttattataatttttatataatttatattatatataaaaatattttgaacctaaaataatgtttctcttaaatatatacattaatttgtgtgtatttatatatacataataatcacacacagtacacacacatttattagacaaacttaaactttttttgtatgtgattaatcgtttgacagccttaataaaaatgcttaatatcggtggCAATAATCGGCCAGGTCGATAATCTGTCAACCCCTACTAAAAAGGACTTAAATTGGAGCAGCAAAAAAATGGATCTTTCTctgatatacagtagtcaacaattgaagtggatcaaaacctttcattaaatttatcctaaaaccaaaaagaataactgttcttgtcttaggacaactttgagtaactttttttgatccacttcaaatgttgactactatatatcatttttctttcaataaaaatacttccttaaatcaagatacatttacttgagttGCAAAATGAAGATATGAAGCgtgttttctgagaaactgaaaaatgaagtgactttatgcttaaaacaagaacaaacatcTATCAATGGggaataaaaacttttttccttTGAATTGAAAGTTGTATTTTCAAACTTCCGAAGTATTGCTAATACAAGACATTTACATTCAGATGCCATGTTGA
It contains:
- the antkmt gene encoding adenine nucleotide translocase lysine N-methyltransferase, which gives rise to MEDDIQEEVLSQFKERRLGGWQILQLTAGTGLAVYAVWAGILMPGFRRVPLKLQVPYMPASRAQVSNVMTLLKGRSGGIADLGSGDGRIVLEASRQGFSPAVGYELNPWLVRLAYFHAWRAGQHRSVSYRREDLWKVDLSTYKNVTVFLAPSVLSLLQKKLLAELPEDALIVAGRFPFPDWTECEVKGEGVDRAWAYHIQELRHRYQSQDKHEKNS